One Leisingera sp. M658 genomic window carries:
- a CDS encoding NAD kinase — protein MSLRIAFLASEADIAQQALGTLRNRYGHVPPAEAGIVVALGGDGFMLRTLLAMVDHPAPVYGMNRGTVGFLMNEYREDGLIERLEEAVQEIINPLSMTAMDRRGAVHKALAINEVSLLRAGPQAARLRVSVDGRVRMKELVCDGALVSTPAGSTAYNYSAHGPILPIGADVLALTAIAAFRPRRWRGALLPSNAMVRFDVLEAGKRPVMADADSNSVADIDWVEIRTDPQIRHKILFDPGHGLEERLISEQFT, from the coding sequence ATGAGTTTGAGAATCGCCTTTCTGGCCAGTGAGGCCGATATTGCGCAGCAGGCCCTGGGCACTCTGCGTAACAGATACGGGCATGTGCCGCCCGCCGAAGCCGGTATTGTTGTGGCTCTGGGCGGCGACGGTTTCATGCTGCGCACATTGCTTGCGATGGTGGATCACCCGGCGCCGGTGTACGGGATGAACCGCGGCACCGTTGGCTTTCTGATGAATGAGTACCGCGAAGACGGGCTGATCGAGCGGCTTGAAGAAGCGGTGCAGGAAATCATCAATCCGCTGTCGATGACCGCAATGGACCGTCGCGGCGCGGTGCATAAGGCGCTGGCCATCAACGAAGTGTCTCTGCTGCGGGCAGGACCGCAGGCGGCGCGGCTCAGAGTATCCGTGGACGGGCGCGTGCGGATGAAGGAACTAGTCTGCGATGGCGCCTTGGTCTCCACCCCTGCGGGCTCCACTGCTTATAATTATTCTGCCCATGGGCCGATCCTGCCGATCGGGGCGGATGTGCTGGCGCTGACGGCGATTGCCGCTTTCCGGCCGCGGCGCTGGCGCGGAGCGCTTTTGCCCAGCAACGCAATGGTGCGCTTTGATGTGCTGGAGGCCGGTAAACGTCCGGTGATGGCTGACGCGGATTCGAATTCTGTGGCCGATATTGATTGGGTTGAGATCCGCACCGATCCGCAAATACGCCATAAAATCCTGTTCGACCCGGGTCATGGCCTGGAAGAAAGACTTATATCCGAGCAGTTTACGTAA
- the glyA gene encoding serine hydroxymethyltransferase, whose translation MTEATRDPGFFTQPLSERDPELYASITAELGRQRDEIELIASENIVSAAVMEAQGSVLTNKYAEGYPGRRYYGGCQYVDVAENLAIDRAKELFGCEFANVQPNSGSQANQGVFQALIQPGDTILGMDLASGGHLTHGARPNQSGKWFNAVHYGVRESDNLIDYDQIQALATEHSPKLIIAGGSAIPRQIDFARFREIADSVGAYFMVDMAHIAGLIAAGEHPSPFPHAHVATTTTHKTLRGPRGGMIVTNDEAIAKKVNSAIFPGIQGGPLMHVIAGKAAAFGEALKPEFKTYQKQVRANAAALADQLIKGGLDIVTGGTDTHVMLVDLRPKGVTGNIADKALGRAHITTNKNGIPFDPEKPTVTSGLRLGTPAGTTRGFGEGEFRQIADLIIEVIDGLAANGEDGNADVEAAVRAKVADLCARFPLYPNL comes from the coding sequence ATGACTGAAGCGACCCGTGACCCCGGCTTTTTCACCCAACCCCTCTCCGAGCGCGACCCTGAGCTTTATGCGTCGATCACCGCCGAGCTGGGCCGCCAGCGCGACGAGATCGAGCTGATCGCCTCCGAGAACATCGTCTCGGCGGCGGTGATGGAAGCGCAAGGCTCTGTGCTGACCAATAAATACGCCGAAGGCTACCCGGGTCGCCGCTATTACGGCGGCTGCCAGTATGTCGACGTCGCAGAAAACCTGGCCATCGACCGCGCCAAGGAACTGTTCGGCTGCGAATTCGCCAACGTGCAGCCGAACTCCGGCAGCCAGGCGAACCAGGGCGTGTTCCAGGCGCTGATCCAGCCCGGCGACACCATCCTGGGCATGGATCTGGCCTCCGGCGGCCACCTGACCCATGGCGCGCGCCCAAACCAGTCCGGCAAGTGGTTCAACGCGGTGCATTACGGCGTGCGCGAAAGCGACAACCTGATCGACTACGACCAGATCCAGGCGCTGGCCACCGAGCATAGCCCCAAGCTGATCATCGCCGGCGGCTCCGCCATCCCGCGCCAGATCGACTTTGCCAGGTTCCGTGAAATCGCGGACAGCGTCGGCGCCTATTTCATGGTCGACATGGCCCATATCGCAGGCCTGATCGCCGCCGGTGAGCACCCCTCGCCGTTCCCGCATGCGCATGTGGCCACTACCACCACGCATAAAACCCTGCGCGGCCCCCGCGGCGGCATGATCGTGACCAATGACGAAGCGATTGCCAAGAAAGTGAACTCGGCGATCTTCCCCGGCATCCAGGGCGGTCCGCTGATGCATGTGATCGCAGGCAAGGCGGCGGCCTTTGGCGAGGCGCTGAAGCCGGAGTTCAAGACCTACCAAAAGCAGGTGCGCGCCAACGCCGCGGCGCTGGCGGACCAGCTGATCAAAGGCGGCCTGGACATCGTCACCGGCGGCACCGACACCCATGTGATGCTGGTCGACCTGCGCCCCAAAGGTGTGACCGGCAATATCGCCGACAAGGCGCTGGGCCGCGCCCATATCACCACCAACAAGAACGGCATCCCGTTCGACCCGGAAAAGCCCACCGTGACGAGCGGTTTGCGTCTGGGCACCCCCGCAGGCACCACCCGCGGCTTCGGCGAGGGCGAGTTCCGCCAGATCGCCGACCTGATCATCGAGGTGATCGACGGCCTGGCCGCCAACGGTGAAGACGGCAATGCCGATGTGGAAGCCGCGGTGCGCGCCAAGGTCGCAGATCTCTGCGCCAGGTTCCCGCTGTATCCGAACCTGTAA